Proteins found in one Amycolatopsis umgeniensis genomic segment:
- a CDS encoding HAMP domain-containing sensor histidine kinase gives MRRPSFGLRTKVTAAVVLVTTTATAVMAFTASKVREDDAVDSFVYTAETSFGAMFEQSWRGLEAIMDNRSTLEGFATMMTGKTGEWALFAKWPDGQPDLVTFASTDLWYRAQPVPVRVADRLGLVASVKDRVLVRTGKTMDLLTAITVDPQTGRRLLVVSGNFVDYWLVQFFDLTPLDIDLAEQRKKLVYIALGVAALGVVAALFTAWNIQRPVRRVASAARDLGDGAFDVRVPVKGRDELAELAKSFNTMADRVGVAIEDLRAKDRQQQRFVADVAHDLRTPLASMVATVDTLDSATPETRTRATELLGTQTRRLARLVEDLMEISRFDAGSADFRPEPVELPELVEDAIEVSVPGAAVEVTSIGDTTVVADPRRVHTVVSNLLVNAVRHGRTPITVTLEGAADAVTIRVADSGPGVPGELLPILFDRFVRGDHARRATEGSGLGLAIARENVLIHGGSLAVRNDRGAVFTVRLPRVSPT, from the coding sequence GTGAGGCGGCCGTCGTTCGGGCTTCGGACGAAGGTGACCGCGGCGGTCGTCCTGGTGACGACGACGGCGACCGCGGTGATGGCCTTCACCGCGTCGAAAGTGCGGGAAGACGACGCCGTCGACAGTTTCGTCTACACCGCCGAGACGTCGTTCGGCGCCATGTTCGAGCAGTCCTGGCGGGGCCTCGAAGCGATCATGGACAACAGATCCACCCTGGAAGGGTTCGCCACCATGATGACCGGCAAGACCGGGGAGTGGGCGCTGTTCGCCAAGTGGCCCGATGGCCAACCCGACCTCGTGACCTTCGCTTCGACCGATCTCTGGTACCGGGCACAGCCCGTGCCGGTGCGCGTCGCCGACCGGCTGGGGCTCGTGGCGTCGGTCAAGGACCGGGTGCTGGTCCGTACGGGCAAGACGATGGACCTGCTGACGGCGATCACCGTCGACCCGCAGACCGGCAGGCGGCTTCTCGTGGTCAGCGGCAACTTCGTCGACTACTGGCTGGTGCAGTTCTTCGACCTCACCCCGCTCGACATCGATCTGGCCGAACAGCGGAAGAAGCTGGTGTACATCGCTCTCGGCGTGGCCGCGCTCGGTGTCGTCGCGGCCCTGTTCACCGCATGGAACATCCAGCGGCCGGTGCGCCGGGTCGCGTCCGCCGCCCGCGATCTGGGCGACGGCGCCTTCGACGTCCGTGTCCCGGTGAAGGGCCGTGACGAACTCGCCGAGCTGGCCAAGTCTTTCAACACGATGGCCGATCGGGTCGGCGTGGCGATCGAGGACCTGCGCGCCAAGGACCGCCAGCAGCAGCGGTTCGTCGCCGACGTCGCCCACGACCTGCGGACCCCGCTCGCCTCGATGGTCGCCACGGTCGACACCCTCGACAGCGCCACCCCCGAGACCCGGACCCGCGCGACCGAACTGCTCGGCACGCAGACCCGGCGGCTGGCGAGGCTCGTCGAGGATCTGATGGAGATCTCCCGGTTCGACGCGGGCTCCGCGGACTTCCGGCCGGAACCGGTCGAGTTGCCCGAGCTGGTCGAGGACGCGATCGAGGTCAGCGTGCCGGGGGCCGCCGTCGAGGTGACGAGCATCGGGGACACGACCGTCGTCGCCGACCCTCGCCGCGTCCACACCGTCGTGAGCAACCTCCTGGTCAACGCCGTCCGGCACGGCCGGACCCCGATCACCGTGACCCTGGAGGGCGCCGCCGACGCCGTGACGATCCGGGTCGCCGATTCCGGGCCGGGGGTTCCCGGGGAACTGCTCCCGATCCTGTTCGACCGGTTCGTGCGGGGTGATCACGCGCGGCGGGCGACCGAAGGCAGCGGGCTCGGGCTGGCGATCGCCCGGGAGAACGTGCTGATCCACGGCGGCTCGCTGGCCGTCCGCAACGACCGGGGCGCGGTTTTCACCGTGCGTCTTCCACGGGTGTCACCAACGTGA
- a CDS encoding response regulator transcription factor: protein MPRILLVEDDEALAEALTLALKALGHDVVVAPTGERALDALFTDRLDLDFILLDVMLPGMDGFEVCRRIRARSRLPLVLLTARGDPIDIVAGLECGADDYVVKPAEPRVIDARIKAIGRRAVTAPGPSPGMLLVGRLEIDAGAMSVTRDGVELALTATEIRLLVEFAEHPNQVLSRQTLLKRVWDYGYVGDSRIVDAAVARLRAKIEDDPANPVVLKTVRGLGYRLVGQ from the coding sequence ATGCCGCGCATCCTGCTCGTCGAAGACGACGAGGCCCTGGCTGAAGCGCTCACACTCGCGCTGAAGGCCCTCGGGCACGACGTCGTCGTCGCGCCGACCGGGGAGCGGGCGCTGGACGCGCTGTTCACCGACCGGCTGGACCTCGACTTCATCCTGCTCGACGTCATGTTGCCCGGGATGGACGGCTTCGAGGTCTGCCGCCGGATCCGCGCCCGCAGCAGGCTGCCGCTGGTCCTGCTAACGGCCCGCGGCGATCCGATCGACATCGTCGCCGGGCTGGAATGCGGTGCCGACGACTACGTGGTCAAACCCGCCGAACCGCGGGTGATCGACGCGCGGATCAAGGCGATCGGCCGTCGGGCGGTCACCGCTCCGGGGCCGTCGCCAGGGATGCTGCTGGTGGGGCGGCTGGAGATCGACGCGGGCGCGATGAGCGTGACCCGCGACGGCGTCGAACTCGCGCTCACCGCGACCGAGATCCGGCTGCTCGTCGAGTTCGCGGAGCATCCGAACCAGGTGCTGAGCAGGCAGACGCTGCTGAAACGGGTCTGGGACTACGGCTACGTCGGCGACTCCCGGATCGTCGACGCGGCGGTCGCGCGGCTGCGGGCGAAGATCGAGGACGATCCCGCGAATCCCGTCGTGCTGAAGACGGTGCGCGGGCTCGGCTACCGGCTGGTGGGCCAGTGA
- a CDS encoding DUF4232 domain-containing protein, whose product MPGEVEPAGCLGTGVTVKSGPVDAALGHRAIVLTLTNCGTTARTLTGYPEVRLLDKEKRPMTVEVEHGTSYMAIDPGAAPQTVQPGGTLLSVVSWSNTVTVGSPEAGAYVTVAAAKGDPEQRITVDTDLGTTGKLTLTAWNPKIKN is encoded by the coding sequence GTGCCGGGCGAAGTCGAACCGGCGGGCTGTCTCGGCACCGGTGTCACGGTGAAGTCGGGGCCGGTCGACGCCGCTTTGGGTCACCGGGCGATCGTCCTGACCTTGACCAACTGCGGCACGACAGCGCGCACACTCACCGGCTATCCCGAAGTCCGCTTGCTGGACAAGGAAAAACGCCCGATGACGGTCGAGGTCGAGCACGGGACTTCGTATATGGCGATCGATCCCGGCGCCGCGCCGCAGACGGTCCAGCCCGGCGGGACGCTGCTGTCGGTGGTCTCGTGGTCGAACACCGTCACCGTGGGTTCGCCGGAAGCGGGCGCCTATGTGACCGTCGCGGCGGCGAAGGGCGACCCGGAGCAGCGGATCACGGTCGACACCGATCTCGGCACGACCGGCAAGCTGACGCTCACGGCCTGGAACCCGAAGATCAAGAACTGA